A genomic segment from Polyangium mundeleinium encodes:
- a CDS encoding sodium-translocating pyrophosphatase, whose product MNVEGSSRPSWARAWPARALAVVGALFAIALARPAHADEASLKLPDLGSVSFAGNVDGRTLLFAGMGVCALGLIFGMTIYLQLKKMAVHRSMLEISELIYATCKTYLITQIKFIVLLEVLIGLVIAVYYGYFKHFDVGRVALILFCSLVGIAGSTGVAWFGIRINTFANSRTAFASLRGKPFPTYAIPLKAGMSIGTVLISVELLVMLIILLFVPGEYAGPCFIGFAIGESLGASALRIAGGIFTKIADIGSDLMKIVFNIKEDDARNPGVIADCTGDNAGDSVGPSADGFETYGVTGVALISFILLAVADVKTQVQLLVWIFVMRIMMVVASVFSYLVNEAIAKARFGTVDKMNFEAPLTWLVWLTSFVSLGLTFAVSYVLIPNLGDGTLWWKLSLIISCGTLAGAIIPEAVKIFTSTESSHVREVVTSSREGGPSLNVLSGMVAGNFSAYWLGMVIAGLMGIAYLVALQGLAAVFTSTMAAPVFAFGLVAFGFLGMGPVTIAVDSYGPVTDNAQSVFELSVIESLPGIKEEIKKEHGFDVDFEKAKHYLEENDGAGNTFKATAKPVLIGTAVVGATTLIFSIILELQTEFGVVEAIQRLSLINAPFLLGLIVGGAVIYWFSGASCQAVVTGAYRAVEFIKANIKLEGAEKASIEDSKKVVEICTQYAQRGMINIFLAVFLGTLAFAFLDPFFFIGYLISIALFGLYQALFMANAGGAWDNAKKLVEVELKEKGTPLHAATVVGDTVGDPFKDTSSVAMNPIIKFTTLFGLLAVELAIKIPHQTSIVLAGIFFIASTIFVYRSFYGMRIKTEVKSAAPAAH is encoded by the coding sequence ATGAACGTAGAGGGTTCTTCGCGCCCGAGCTGGGCGCGAGCGTGGCCCGCGCGCGCCTTGGCCGTCGTAGGCGCGCTGTTTGCTATCGCCCTGGCTCGTCCCGCGCACGCGGACGAGGCTTCGCTCAAGCTTCCCGATCTGGGCTCTGTTTCCTTCGCCGGAAACGTGGACGGACGCACGTTGCTCTTCGCGGGCATGGGCGTCTGTGCGCTCGGTTTGATCTTCGGGATGACGATCTACCTGCAGCTCAAGAAGATGGCCGTGCATCGCTCGATGCTCGAGATCTCGGAGCTCATCTACGCGACCTGCAAGACGTACCTGATCACGCAGATCAAGTTCATCGTGCTCCTCGAGGTCCTCATCGGCCTCGTGATCGCGGTGTATTACGGCTATTTCAAGCACTTCGACGTGGGTCGCGTCGCGCTCATCCTGTTCTGCAGCCTCGTCGGCATCGCAGGCAGCACGGGCGTCGCCTGGTTCGGCATCCGCATCAACACGTTCGCGAACAGCCGCACGGCGTTCGCGTCCCTCCGCGGCAAGCCCTTCCCGACCTACGCGATCCCGCTCAAGGCAGGCATGAGCATCGGCACGGTGCTGATCAGCGTCGAGCTGCTCGTCATGCTGATCATCCTGCTCTTCGTCCCCGGCGAGTACGCAGGTCCGTGCTTCATCGGGTTCGCGATCGGCGAGTCGCTCGGCGCCTCGGCGCTGCGCATCGCCGGCGGCATCTTCACGAAGATCGCCGACATCGGCTCCGACCTCATGAAGATCGTCTTCAACATCAAGGAAGACGACGCGCGTAACCCCGGCGTCATCGCCGACTGCACGGGCGACAACGCGGGCGACTCGGTCGGCCCGAGCGCCGACGGCTTCGAGACCTACGGCGTCACCGGCGTCGCGCTCATCTCGTTCATCCTGCTCGCGGTCGCGGACGTCAAGACGCAGGTCCAGCTCCTCGTCTGGATCTTCGTGATGCGCATCATGATGGTCGTGGCCAGCGTCTTCAGCTACCTCGTCAACGAGGCGATCGCGAAGGCCCGCTTCGGCACCGTCGACAAGATGAACTTCGAGGCGCCGCTCACCTGGCTCGTGTGGCTGACCTCGTTCGTGTCGCTCGGCCTCACGTTCGCCGTGTCGTACGTGCTCATCCCGAACCTCGGCGACGGGACGCTCTGGTGGAAGCTCTCGCTGATCATCAGCTGCGGCACGCTCGCGGGCGCGATCATCCCCGAGGCGGTCAAGATCTTCACCTCGACCGAGAGCAGCCACGTGCGCGAGGTCGTGACCTCGTCGCGCGAAGGTGGCCCCTCGCTGAACGTCCTCTCCGGCATGGTGGCCGGTAACTTCAGCGCCTACTGGCTCGGCATGGTCATCGCGGGCCTCATGGGCATCGCGTACCTGGTCGCGCTCCAGGGCCTCGCCGCCGTCTTCACGTCGACGATGGCCGCGCCCGTCTTCGCCTTCGGCCTCGTGGCCTTCGGCTTCCTCGGCATGGGCCCGGTGACCATCGCGGTCGACTCCTACGGTCCGGTGACCGACAACGCGCAGAGCGTCTTCGAGCTCAGCGTGATCGAGTCGCTCCCCGGCATCAAGGAGGAGATCAAGAAGGAACACGGCTTCGACGTCGACTTCGAGAAGGCCAAGCACTACCTCGAGGAGAACGACGGCGCAGGCAACACGTTCAAGGCGACGGCAAAGCCGGTGCTCATCGGCACCGCCGTCGTCGGCGCGACGACCCTGATCTTCTCGATCATCCTGGAGCTGCAGACGGAGTTCGGCGTGGTGGAGGCGATCCAGCGCCTCTCGCTCATCAACGCGCCCTTCCTCCTCGGCCTCATCGTCGGCGGCGCGGTGATCTACTGGTTCAGCGGCGCCTCCTGCCAGGCCGTCGTGACCGGCGCCTACCGCGCCGTCGAGTTCATCAAGGCGAACATCAAGCTCGAAGGCGCCGAGAAGGCGAGCATCGAGGACAGCAAGAAGGTCGTCGAGATCTGCACGCAGTACGCGCAGCGCGGGATGATCAACATCTTCCTCGCGGTCTTCCTCGGCACCCTCGCCTTCGCCTTCCTCGATCCGTTCTTCTTCATCGGCTACCTGATCTCGATCGCGCTCTTCGGCCTGTATCAGGCGCTCTTCATGGCAAACGCCGGCGGCGCCTGGGACAACGCGAAGAAGCTCGTCGAGGTCGAGCTGAAGGAGAAGGGCACCCCCCTCCACGCAGCGACCGTCGTCGGCGACACCGTCGGGGATCCCTTCAAGGACACCTCGTCGGTCGCCATGAACCCGATCATCAAGTTCACCACGCTCTTCGGCCTCCTCGCCGTCGAGCTCGCGATCAAGATCCCGCACCAGACGAGCATCGTGCTCGCCGGCATCTTCTTCATCGCGTCGACGATCTTCGTGTATCGGTCGTTCTACGGCATGCGCATCAAGACGGAAGTGAAGTCGGCAGCGCCCGCAGCGCACTGA
- a CDS encoding serine/threonine protein kinase encodes MIGKVVAGRYRLETRIGEGGMGVVYRARHVLIDRVVALKLIRPDLRGETHLRAWMLREARAANRVDHAHIIDIHDIGETEEGELYLVMEYLVGTPLSAELARGPMPIARGVDILEQMCAALARAHDLGVVHRDLKSDNILLTQRGGRKDFVKILDFGLAAIARDPRLAPKGAVFGTPEYMSPEQARGEEATPHADLYALGVLFYEMLTGQLPFRANDRETLLEMQRTAIPRRPRTVRPDAHPQGETIAMRLLEKDIRKRYRDAHHLQEELKALQRSLPSTPWEMETGEALPAPPPPPPPQSAGVTEWANRTALFARMAARAYPAGNAPPDIQTALAQLWELAAKANRLEGEVASHTRKLDALERRGRALRAEIGRKVEELAHEESRVMREAGADGEDVDKVRSELAQAEKLATEAKLLADGAARQGAFDRTVFERAGATGATVQAKREQLARYEAKKNTRETTARDLRRQIDELRGQLTRYAEALEEDLGQGREKVAQRTREGLGFEKAFSDASNLLLAHLRNKPECRDLVAELLTANKDANPASSESGEPKATLDKRPGN; translated from the coding sequence ATGATCGGTAAGGTCGTCGCAGGTCGTTACCGCCTCGAGACCCGGATCGGCGAGGGCGGTATGGGCGTGGTGTACCGCGCCCGCCACGTGCTCATCGATCGGGTGGTCGCCCTCAAGCTCATCCGCCCCGATCTACGCGGCGAGACGCACCTCCGCGCATGGATGCTCCGTGAGGCCCGTGCCGCGAACCGGGTGGATCACGCCCACATCATCGACATCCACGACATCGGCGAGACCGAGGAAGGCGAGCTCTATCTGGTGATGGAGTACCTCGTCGGCACGCCGCTCAGCGCCGAACTCGCGCGCGGGCCCATGCCGATCGCGCGCGGCGTCGACATCCTCGAACAGATGTGCGCCGCCCTCGCCCGCGCCCACGACCTCGGCGTCGTGCACCGCGATCTGAAGAGCGACAACATCCTCCTCACGCAGCGCGGCGGTCGGAAGGACTTCGTCAAGATCCTCGACTTCGGTCTCGCCGCGATCGCACGCGACCCGCGCCTCGCGCCGAAGGGCGCGGTCTTCGGGACCCCGGAGTACATGTCGCCCGAGCAGGCGCGCGGCGAGGAGGCCACGCCGCACGCGGACCTCTACGCGCTCGGCGTGCTCTTCTACGAGATGCTGACGGGGCAACTTCCTTTCCGCGCAAACGATCGCGAGACGTTGCTCGAGATGCAGCGGACGGCGATCCCCCGTCGCCCGCGCACGGTGCGCCCCGACGCGCATCCGCAAGGCGAGACGATCGCGATGCGGCTCCTCGAGAAGGACATCCGCAAGCGCTACCGCGACGCCCACCATCTCCAGGAAGAGCTCAAGGCCCTGCAGCGCAGCCTGCCGAGCACGCCCTGGGAGATGGAGACGGGCGAGGCCCTGCCCGCGCCGCCGCCGCCGCCGCCGCCGCAGTCGGCCGGCGTGACGGAGTGGGCGAACCGGACGGCGCTCTTCGCCCGCATGGCGGCGCGCGCGTACCCGGCGGGCAACGCGCCGCCCGACATCCAGACCGCGCTCGCGCAGCTCTGGGAGCTCGCGGCGAAGGCGAACCGGCTGGAGGGCGAGGTCGCGAGCCACACGCGCAAGCTCGACGCCCTGGAGCGGCGCGGGCGCGCGCTCCGCGCAGAGATCGGCCGCAAGGTCGAGGAGCTCGCGCACGAGGAGTCGCGCGTGATGCGCGAGGCCGGGGCCGACGGCGAGGACGTGGACAAGGTGCGCAGCGAGCTCGCGCAAGCAGAGAAGCTCGCGACGGAGGCGAAGCTGCTCGCCGACGGCGCCGCGCGACAAGGCGCGTTCGATCGGACGGTGTTCGAACGCGCAGGCGCGACGGGCGCGACCGTGCAGGCGAAGCGCGAGCAGCTCGCGCGTTACGAGGCGAAGAAGAACACGCGCGAGACGACGGCGCGGGATCTGCGGCGCCAGATCGACGAGCTCCGCGGGCAACTGACGCGGTACGCAGAGGCGCTCGAAGAGGATCTCGGGCAGGGCCGCGAGAAGGTCGCACAGCGGACGCGCGAGGGCCTCGGCTTCGAGAAGGCGTTCAGCGACGCGTCGAACCTCCTGCTCGCCCACCTGCGCAACAAGCCCGAATGCCGGGATCTCGTGGCAGAGCTGCTCACGGCGAACAAGGACGCGAACCCCGCGTCGAGCGAGAGCGGCGAGCCCAAAGCCACGCTCGATAAGCGTCCGGGGAATTGA
- a CDS encoding sterol desaturase family protein: protein MNVITLSIPAFFVLMGLEWTVGRIKKRHVYRGPDVLADLLLGSAQTLFGVVAAGVLLGGYLLLYERRFFDVSPDSALAWASLLVGLDFLYYWFHRASHRMNLAWAAHAPHHQSEDYNFAVALRQGPVQPLVSRFFYLPLALFGFPPAMFATALGINTVYQFWIHTELVGKLGPLEWVLNTPSHHRVHHGCNGRYLDRNHGGMLIVWDRLFGTFEPEAEKPVYGTVKPVASWNPLVCAWAPFGDILETAARAPRFLDKLKVWFMPPEWRPRGMTPAAIDIAPDRPKYDARPTRGAGIYAAVMLVLTLAATVHFLVKGASAPLGTQLVFSAWFVAALGGLGGVLEGRAWAKPLEAARVVATPFVLWMLL from the coding sequence GTGAACGTCATCACCCTCTCGATCCCAGCATTCTTCGTCCTCATGGGCCTCGAATGGACCGTGGGGCGTATCAAGAAACGGCACGTCTACCGCGGCCCGGACGTGCTCGCGGATCTGCTCCTCGGCTCGGCGCAGACGCTCTTTGGCGTCGTCGCGGCGGGCGTGCTCCTCGGCGGATACCTCTTGCTTTACGAGCGGCGCTTTTTCGACGTCTCGCCGGACTCGGCGCTCGCCTGGGCCTCCTTGCTCGTCGGGCTCGATTTTCTTTATTACTGGTTCCACCGCGCCTCGCACCGCATGAACCTCGCGTGGGCCGCGCACGCGCCGCACCACCAGAGCGAGGATTACAACTTCGCCGTCGCGCTCCGCCAGGGGCCCGTCCAGCCGCTCGTATCGCGTTTCTTTTACCTGCCGCTCGCCCTCTTCGGATTCCCACCCGCCATGTTCGCGACGGCGCTCGGAATCAATACGGTCTACCAGTTCTGGATTCACACCGAGCTCGTCGGCAAACTCGGCCCGCTCGAATGGGTGCTGAATACGCCCTCGCACCACCGCGTGCATCACGGTTGCAATGGGCGGTATCTCGATCGCAACCACGGCGGCATGCTCATCGTCTGGGATCGGCTCTTCGGGACGTTCGAGCCCGAGGCGGAGAAGCCGGTCTACGGGACCGTCAAGCCCGTCGCCTCGTGGAACCCGCTCGTCTGCGCGTGGGCGCCCTTCGGCGACATCCTGGAGACCGCCGCTCGCGCGCCGCGCTTCCTCGACAAACTCAAGGTCTGGTTCATGCCCCCCGAGTGGCGGCCCCGCGGGATGACGCCGGCCGCGATCGACATCGCGCCGGATCGACCGAAGTACGATGCGCGGCCGACGCGCGGCGCGGGGATCTACGCGGCCGTGATGCTCGTCCTCACGCTCGCCGCCACGGTGCACTTCCTCGTGAAGGGCGCGTCGGCGCCGCTCGGCACGCAGCTCGTGTTCTCGGCGTGGTTCGTGGCGGCGCTCGGCGGGCTCGGGGGCGTGCTCGAAGGGCGCGCGTGGGCGAAGCCGCTCGAAGCCGCGCGCGTCGTCGCCACGCCGTTCGTGCTCTGGATGCTCCTCTGA